The following are encoded together in the Salvia hispanica cultivar TCC Black 2014 chromosome 6, UniMelb_Shisp_WGS_1.0, whole genome shotgun sequence genome:
- the LOC125197180 gene encoding MLP-like protein 31, protein MASYPNKLIAQLAFKASGNVFHQLVCLNPRHFIKATPTHIQDCKLHQGEFGVNGSVIEWSYSVDGKPQTAKQVLQGIDKEKKQISWKMLEGDLCVLYKDLVITAHVETKNGVDFITWTIDYELISPENPHPVSFLNFFICLTKDLESHIFG, encoded by the exons ATGGCCTCATACCCTAACAAGTTGATAGCCCAGTTGGCTTTCAAGGCCAGTGGCAACGTGTTTCACCAGCTCGTGTGTCTTAATCCCCGTCACTTCATCAAAGCCACCCCTACGCATATCCAGGACTGTAAGTTGCATCAAGGCGAATTTGGAGTCAATGGCTCCGTTATCGAGTGGAGCTACTCTGTTG ATGGCAAACCTCAGACGGCGAAACAAGTGCTTCAAGGCATCGACAAGGAGAAGAAGCAAATCTCGTGGAAGATGCTCGAGGGAGACCTTTGCGTGCTCTACAAGGATTTGGTCATAACGGCCCATGTTGAGACCAAAAATGGCGTCGACTTCATCACTTGGACTATAGACTACGAGCTCATCTCACCCGAAAATCCGCACCCGGTTTCCTTCTTGAACTTCTTCATCTGTCTCACTAAAGACTTGGAGTCTCACATCTTTGGATGA
- the LOC125196922 gene encoding kirola-like, translating into MASLTNKLIAQVAFKAGGDIFHHLMCYNPRHLISATPDKIQDCKMLQGDFGVNGSVIEWSYNVDGTPQTAKQVLQGIDNEKKQISWKNLEGSLCELYKDMVITAHVETKDGVNFVTWTVEYELIAADTPHPMSFLNFVICLTKDMESHIFG; encoded by the exons ATGGCCTCATTGACCAACAAGCTGATAGCCCAGGTGGCGTTCAAGGCCGGTGGCGACATCTTCCATCACCTCATGTGCTATAATCCCCGCCACCTCATCAGCGCCACCCCTGACAAGATCCAGGACTGTAAGATGCTTCAAGGCGACTTCGGAGTCAATGGCTCCGTGATCGAGTGGAGCTACAATGTTG ATGGGACGCCTCAGACGGCAAAACAGGTGCTTCAAGGCATCGACAACGAGAAGAAGCAAATCTCGTGGAAGAATCTCGAAGGAAGCCTTTGCGAGCTCTACAAGGACATGGTCATAACGGCCCATGTTGAGACCAAAGATGGAGTCAACTTTGTCACTTGGACTGTGGAATACGAGCTCATCGCGGCTGACACTCCGCACCCGATGTCCTTCTTGAACTTCGTCATCTGTCTCACTAAAGATATGGAGTCTCACATCTTTGGTTGA
- the LOC125191643 gene encoding protein SPEAR3-like — protein MGSNYFGGTERGSGGLSSSSSSSSSSRKGKKSGSDKPKQPQRGLGVAQLEKIRLHSQLGSTYLPSVHHNPYASNLYQEDVRMQSTHSSSLSSSPLGAYGYQGHHGVMMGLPDLDRANLAYGDSQPTNVARWNHHSNAGYETQHFVEPNMTRSFFELPVQGSNNMNMSSQNSDSSSSQDIDLELKLSL, from the exons ATGGGGAGCAACTACTTCGGCGGTACCGAGAGGGGCTCGGGTGGGCTTtcttcgtcttcgtcttcctcatcatcgtcgagaaaagggaagaagagCGGCTCGGATAAGCCGAAGCAGCCGCAGCGGGGGCTCGGCGTTGCCCAGCTTGAGAAGATAAGGTTGCATAGTCAACTCGGAAGCACATATTTACCTTCGGTTCATCACAACCCTTATGCTTCAAATTTATAtcag GAGGATGTGAGGATGCAATCAACACACTCGTCGTCGTTGTCGTCGTCGCCGTTGGGGGCTTATGGCTACCAGGGGCACCATGGAGTCATG ATGGGGTTGCCAGATTTAGATAGGGCAAATCTTGCATATGGAGATTCCCAACCCACCAATGTAGCAAG ATGGAATCATCATAGCAATGCCGGCTACGAAACTCAACATTTCGTTGAGCCCAACATGACTAGATCCTTCTTTGAACTGCCGGTTCAG GGTTCCAACAATATGAACATGAGTAGTCAGAACTCAGACTCAAGTAGCTCACAAGATATAGATTTGGAGCTCAAACTCTCATTGTGA
- the LOC125196345 gene encoding transmembrane protein 234 homolog has translation MVGRDVEKMLAVGLVWGATNALMRKGAILWDQALKSAPQTNTPLPHKWLKLLLIWQYTLPFVVNLSASATFFAILSDSPISVAVPVTNATTFAATAVFGIILGEETRVGLALFGTCLIVLGVCISIM, from the coding sequence ATGGTGGGGAGAGATGTGGAGAAGATGCTGGCGGTAGGGCTCGTTTGGGGCGCCACTAACGCCCTGATGCGCAAAGGCGCAATCTTGTGGGACCAAGCGCTCAAATCAGCGCCCCAAACAAACACGCCGCTGCCCCACAAGTGGCTCAAGCTCCTCTTGATTTGGCAGTACACTCTCCCGTTCGTGGTGAATCTGTCGGCCTCGGCCACTTTCTTCGCGATCCTGAGCGATTCTCCGATCTCCGTAGCTGTGCCCGTCACCAACGCCACTACTTTCGCTGCCACGGCTGTTTTCGGGATCATTCTCGGCGAAGAAACTCGCGTGGGTCTCGCGCTGTTTGGTACTTGTCTCATTGTTCTAGGCGTCTGTATCTCGATCATGTGA